The following proteins are co-located in the Phaeodactylum tricornutum CCAP 1055/1 chromosome 2, whole genome shotgun sequence genome:
- a CDS encoding predicted protein has translation MARLIFDYKGNVPFSLALGVNAVLFSAAKSKLFTMLTPTGFAHAMALGTLLWTTLGWRGWTYCVLYLLLGNLVTKVKFAEKSKRGLAEGRGGRRGPENVWGSAATGLTCAICSVQGDFFLGISSKVFVLGYVASIATKLADTFASEIGKAYGKTTFLITTMARVEPGTEGAVSAEGTAAAALGGFMLSLYGYGIGLIDGRSVAISTVAAFIATNVESLLGATLQGKEGFGWITNEVINFFNTLIGAGIAMATGILALGM, from the exons ATGGCTCGGTTGATTTTTGACTATAAAGGAAATGTGCCAttttccttggctttgggTGTGAATGCCGTTTTGTTCTCCGCTGCGAAGAGTAAACTGTTTACTATGTTGACTCCTACAGGATTCGCTCACGCTATGGCTCTCGGCACCCTTCTATGGACGACATTAGGTTGGAGGGGCTGGACTTACTGTGTGCTCTACTTGCTTTTGGGAAATTTAGTGACAAAAGTAAAATTTGCCGAAAAGTCCAAGCGAGGATTAGCTGAAGGACGTGGCGGGCGCCGCGGGCCTGAAAATGTATG GGGATCCGCTGCCACAGGTCTTACCTGCGCCATATGCTCCGTCCAAGGCGATTTTTTTCTTGGAATCAGCTCGAAAGTGTTCGTGCTTGGATACGTGGCTTCGATTGCAACAAAGCTCGCTGATACCTTCGCATcggaaattggaaaagcgTATGGGAAGACGACGTTCTTGATTACAACGATGGCTCGAGTAGAACCTGGAACTGAAGGGGCTGTCTCAGCAGAGGGTACTGCAGCAGCTGCACTCGGTGGCTTTATGCTGTCCCTATACGGATACGGAATAGGTTTAATTGACGGCCGCTCAGTTGCTATTTCAACCGTTGCGGCTTTTATCGCAACTAACGTAGAGAGTTTGCTTGGAGCGACCCTTCAGGGTAAGGAAGGGTTTGGTTGGATCACAAACGAGGTGATTAACTTTTTCAATACACTTATCGGAGCCGGAATCGCAATGGCCACCGGCATTCTTGCTTTAGGTATGTAA